From the genome of Naumannella halotolerans, one region includes:
- a CDS encoding ABC transporter substrate-binding protein, producing the protein MKRRTFVGGFLAVAGLAATGCSTGEGVDLSGGQADFGNPTTGPVLRVAIGGEPDQLDPHSSSAYFTFQVLENIFDTLVQPDENLQMQPSLAESWEISDDQLTYTFTLRQGVSWHDGSPFTAEDVVYSYTRLIDEELSNAYKLAAVSEVTAPDDHTVVITVSQPTPSLLTNLGGFKGLAIVQRNNVESGQIANTPIGTGPFYLAEYASGDRITLRGNADYWGEPVTLGSVEISFISEPSTALAALRSGEIDWTDVVPPQTVEELRRDESLVLESLQSTDYWYLALNLKKDPWSDVRVRQAIAYAIDRPSILQAVAYGTAVENQLAIPETSPWYTPYDTYRLDLDRARELLAEAGFSGAPMELLATSEYPETVVAAQVIAANLAPLGITVQISQPDFSTWLDEQNQGNFDLLMMGWLGNIDPDDYYYSQHHSEGGSNAQGYSNPEVDELLDAGQVEVDVEARKELYARAATIIADECSYIYLYNPSVVQTWLPEVSGYTARADGAIRFGPVTLQES; encoded by the coding sequence GTGAAACGACGCACCTTCGTCGGTGGCTTTCTGGCTGTTGCCGGGCTGGCCGCGACCGGCTGCTCCACCGGTGAGGGAGTCGACCTCAGCGGCGGACAGGCCGATTTCGGCAATCCGACCACCGGCCCGGTGCTGCGGGTCGCCATCGGTGGGGAGCCCGACCAGTTGGATCCGCACTCCAGCTCGGCCTACTTCACCTTCCAGGTCCTGGAGAACATCTTCGACACCCTCGTCCAGCCCGACGAGAACCTGCAGATGCAGCCGTCCCTGGCCGAGTCGTGGGAGATCAGCGACGACCAACTGACCTACACCTTCACCCTGCGCCAGGGCGTCAGCTGGCACGACGGCAGCCCCTTCACCGCCGAGGACGTGGTGTACTCCTACACCCGGTTGATCGACGAGGAACTGTCCAACGCCTACAAACTCGCCGCGGTCAGCGAGGTCACCGCACCGGACGACCACACCGTGGTGATCACCGTGAGCCAACCGACCCCGAGCCTGTTGACCAACCTGGGTGGCTTCAAGGGACTGGCGATCGTCCAACGCAACAACGTCGAATCCGGTCAGATCGCGAACACCCCGATCGGCACCGGGCCGTTCTACCTGGCTGAGTACGCCAGCGGCGACCGGATCACCCTGCGCGGCAACGCCGATTACTGGGGTGAACCGGTCACCCTCGGTTCGGTCGAGATCTCCTTCATCTCCGAACCGTCGACCGCGCTGGCCGCCCTCCGGTCGGGTGAGATCGACTGGACCGATGTGGTGCCGCCGCAGACCGTCGAGGAACTGCGCCGCGACGAGTCGCTGGTGCTGGAGTCGTTGCAGTCGACCGACTACTGGTACCTGGCGCTGAACCTGAAGAAGGATCCCTGGAGCGATGTCCGGGTACGCCAGGCGATCGCCTATGCCATCGATCGGCCGTCGATCCTGCAGGCGGTCGCCTACGGCACGGCGGTGGAGAACCAACTGGCGATCCCCGAGACCAGCCCGTGGTACACCCCCTACGACACCTACCGGCTGGACCTGGACAGGGCCCGGGAACTGCTCGCCGAGGCCGGGTTCAGCGGTGCCCCGATGGAACTGCTGGCGACCAGCGAGTACCCCGAGACCGTGGTCGCCGCGCAGGTGATCGCGGCGAACCTGGCCCCGCTGGGGATCACCGTGCAGATCAGCCAGCCCGACTTCTCCACCTGGCTGGACGAACAGAACCAGGGCAATTTCGACCTGCTGATGATGGGCTGGCTGGGCAACATCGACCCCGACGACTACTACTACTCCCAGCACCACAGCGAGGGCGGCAGCAACGCCCAGGGCTACTCCAACCCCGAGGTGGACGAGTTGCTCGACGCCGGTCAGGTCGAGGTCGACGTCGAGGCCCGCAAGGAGTTGTATGCCCGGGCAGCCACGATCATCGCCGACGAGTGCAGCTACATCTACCTCTACAACCCGTCGGTGGTGCAGACCTGGCTGCCCGAGGTGTCCGGTTACACCGCCCGTGCCGACGGAGCGATCCGTTTCGGTCCCGTCACCTTGCAGGAGAGCTGA
- a CDS encoding ABC transporter permease, producing MRFAPKQFGLFLARRLAYSAVVLLGVIVVVFALVQLVPGDPVRLALGTRYTEEAYQALRTASGLDRPLVEQFFSYLGNALTGDLGVSFRSGDPVTVLLLERLPATISLAVVGLLIALVISVPAGIWSALHEGKVSDVIVRLTSQFGVSIPDFWMGMLLILLFSSVLGWLPSSGYVPLTEDFGGWARRVIMPGLTIGVVAAAIMTRFIRSAVLEVSAMPYVRTARSKGLASAVVTRRHILRNALVPVLTIVGIQFATILGGVIVVEVVFAWPGLGRLVYDAVAARDYTVIQGAVLLIAAMFLLINLLVDVLYAIVDPRIRLE from the coding sequence ATGAGGTTCGCACCGAAACAGTTCGGGCTCTTCCTGGCCCGCCGGCTCGCCTACTCCGCGGTCGTCCTGCTCGGCGTGATCGTGGTGGTCTTCGCCCTGGTCCAACTCGTCCCCGGAGACCCGGTACGGCTGGCGCTCGGCACCCGCTACACCGAGGAGGCCTACCAGGCGCTGCGGACCGCCTCCGGGCTCGACCGGCCCCTGGTCGAACAGTTCTTCAGCTACCTGGGGAACGCGCTGACCGGGGATCTGGGAGTCAGTTTCCGCAGCGGTGATCCGGTGACGGTGCTGCTCCTGGAGCGTCTGCCCGCAACCATCTCGCTGGCCGTCGTCGGCCTGCTGATCGCGCTGGTGATCTCGGTCCCGGCAGGTATCTGGTCGGCCCTGCACGAGGGCAAGGTCAGCGACGTGATCGTCCGCCTGACCAGCCAGTTCGGGGTCTCCATCCCCGACTTCTGGATGGGCATGTTGCTGATCCTGCTGTTCTCCTCGGTGCTGGGCTGGCTGCCCTCCAGTGGGTACGTACCGCTCACCGAGGACTTCGGCGGCTGGGCCAGGCGGGTGATCATGCCCGGGCTGACCATCGGTGTGGTGGCCGCGGCGATCATGACCCGGTTCATCCGCAGTGCGGTGCTGGAGGTCTCGGCCATGCCCTACGTACGTACCGCCCGGTCCAAGGGGCTGGCCAGCGCGGTGGTCACCCGGCGCCACATCCTGCGCAACGCCCTGGTCCCGGTGCTGACCATCGTCGGCATCCAGTTCGCCACCATCCTGGGCGGGGTGATCGTGGTCGAGGTGGTCTTCGCCTGGCCCGGGCTGGGGCGATTGGTCTACGACGCAGTCGCCGCCCGTGACTACACCGTGATCCAGGGAGCGGTGCTGCTGATCGCGGCGATGTTCCTGCTGATCAACCTGCTGGTGGACGTCCTGTACGCCATCGTCGACCCGAGGATCAGGCTGGAATGA
- a CDS encoding ABC transporter permease, protein MSAREPDDSMVDEAVDETVTEVDASDDTSRLSAWHLLLRNPTTVGSAIVLLVVVLTAIFAPYLAPYGVNEINVANQLQPPSAAHWFGTDDLGRDIFSRVIIAARVSMEVALVSVAIAFVIGVIVGIVAGYVGGIVDTVLMRIVDVMFAFPVLLLALAIVAILAPGKTTTMLAIGIVYIPIFARVARASTLSVRTEPFVQVSQTMGTPPLRILATHILPNITGPLIVQTSLSLAFAILSEAALSFLGLGIQPPEPSWGGMLFSAQGFLSLAWWMSVFPGAAIFVTVLAFNLLGDGLRDVLDPKQRSRIEAGRKR, encoded by the coding sequence ATGAGCGCACGCGAACCCGACGACTCGATGGTCGACGAAGCGGTCGACGAGACCGTGACCGAGGTCGACGCCTCCGACGACACCAGCAGGCTCAGCGCCTGGCACCTGCTGCTGCGCAACCCGACCACGGTCGGCTCGGCGATCGTGCTGCTGGTGGTGGTCCTGACCGCGATCTTCGCGCCTTACCTGGCGCCCTACGGGGTGAACGAGATCAACGTCGCCAACCAGTTGCAGCCGCCCTCGGCCGCCCACTGGTTCGGCACCGACGATCTCGGTCGCGACATCTTCTCCCGGGTGATCATCGCCGCCCGGGTCTCGATGGAGGTGGCCCTGGTGTCAGTGGCGATCGCCTTCGTGATCGGGGTGATCGTCGGCATCGTCGCCGGTTACGTCGGGGGCATCGTCGACACCGTCCTGATGCGGATCGTCGACGTGATGTTCGCCTTCCCGGTGCTGCTGCTGGCGCTGGCCATCGTGGCGATCCTGGCCCCGGGGAAGACGACCACGATGCTGGCGATCGGCATCGTCTACATCCCGATCTTCGCCCGGGTCGCCCGCGCCAGCACCCTGTCGGTACGTACCGAGCCATTCGTCCAGGTCTCGCAGACCATGGGTACGCCGCCGCTGCGGATCCTGGCCACCCACATCCTGCCGAACATCACCGGCCCGCTGATCGTGCAGACGTCGCTCTCGCTGGCCTTCGCGATCCTGTCCGAGGCGGCACTGTCCTTCCTCGGGCTCGGCATCCAGCCGCCGGAACCGTCCTGGGGTGGCATGTTGTTCTCCGCCCAGGGATTCCTCTCCCTGGCCTGGTGGATGAGCGTCTTCCCCGGTGCAGCGATCTTCGTCACTGTGCTCGCGTTCAACCTGCTGGGTGACGGTCTGCGGGATGTGCTCGACCCGAAGCAACGCAGCCGGATCGAAGCCGGAAGGAAACGATGA
- the ffh gene encoding signal recognition particle protein produces the protein MFDTLSDRLSATFKNLRGKGRLTDADIDATAREIRIALLEADVNLGVVKEFIAAVKERAKGAELTGALNPAQQVIKIVNEELVEILGGQTRVLRFAKRPPTVIMLAGLQGAGKTTLAGKLAKWLANQGHTPLLVAADLQRPNAVQQLTVVAKRAGVAWYAPEPGNGVGDPVAVARNSISIAQQKLHDVVIVDTAGRLGVDTELMQQAADIKAAVNPDEVLFVVDAMIGQDAVSTANAFAEGVGFDGVVLTKLDGDARGGAALSIARVTGQPIMFASSGEKLEDFDVFHPDRMASRILGMGDMLTLIEQAERTFDAEQSAKAAAKLSGRGDGEFGLGDFLDQMKAVRRMGPLSKIFGMLPGMTGDMKEQISGIDEKEIDRIEAIILSMTPAERENPKILNGSRRARIAAGSGTKVSDVNKLVERFFEARKMMTQLASGKMPGMPGMPGMGGPGAAGPKRQPKKQQGKKKRGKGVSGNPAKRAGGAGPKPKEEAVNPAAAFGMDPSQMDEKQLQQAMGDFELPADLQKMFKNR, from the coding sequence TTGTTCGACACACTCTCCGATCGCCTGTCCGCGACTTTCAAGAATCTGCGCGGCAAGGGCCGGCTGACCGACGCCGACATCGACGCGACCGCGCGGGAGATCCGGATCGCGCTGCTCGAGGCCGATGTGAATCTCGGCGTGGTGAAGGAATTCATCGCTGCGGTGAAGGAACGCGCCAAGGGTGCCGAGCTCACCGGCGCGCTGAACCCGGCCCAGCAGGTCATCAAGATCGTCAACGAGGAACTCGTCGAGATCCTCGGCGGGCAGACCCGGGTGCTGCGCTTCGCCAAGCGTCCGCCGACGGTGATCATGCTCGCCGGTCTGCAGGGTGCGGGCAAGACCACCCTGGCCGGGAAGCTCGCCAAATGGCTGGCCAACCAGGGGCACACCCCGCTGTTGGTCGCCGCCGACCTGCAGCGGCCGAACGCGGTGCAGCAGCTCACCGTGGTCGCCAAACGTGCCGGCGTCGCGTGGTACGCACCCGAGCCCGGCAACGGGGTCGGTGACCCGGTCGCGGTCGCCCGCAACTCGATCTCCATCGCCCAGCAGAAGCTGCACGACGTGGTGATCGTCGACACCGCCGGCCGGCTCGGTGTGGACACCGAACTGATGCAGCAGGCCGCCGACATCAAGGCGGCGGTGAATCCCGACGAGGTGCTGTTCGTCGTCGACGCGATGATCGGCCAGGACGCGGTCTCGACCGCCAACGCCTTCGCCGAGGGCGTCGGATTCGACGGGGTGGTGCTGACCAAGCTCGACGGTGATGCCCGCGGTGGTGCCGCGCTGTCGATCGCCCGGGTGACCGGTCAGCCGATCATGTTCGCCTCCAGCGGGGAGAAACTGGAGGACTTCGACGTCTTCCACCCCGACCGGATGGCCAGCCGGATCCTCGGCATGGGCGACATGCTCACGCTGATCGAGCAGGCCGAACGTACCTTCGACGCCGAGCAGTCGGCGAAGGCCGCGGCGAAGCTCTCCGGCCGCGGTGACGGTGAGTTCGGGCTGGGCGACTTCCTGGACCAGATGAAGGCCGTCCGCCGGATGGGGCCGCTGTCGAAGATCTTCGGCATGTTGCCGGGGATGACCGGCGACATGAAGGAGCAGATCTCCGGTATCGACGAGAAGGAGATCGACCGGATCGAGGCGATCATCTTGTCGATGACCCCGGCCGAGCGGGAGAACCCGAAGATCCTCAACGGCTCGCGGCGCGCCCGGATCGCGGCCGGTTCGGGGACCAAGGTCTCGGATGTGAACAAGCTCGTCGAGCGCTTCTTCGAGGCGCGCAAGATGATGACCCAACTGGCCTCGGGCAAGATGCCCGGGATGCCGGGCATGCCCGGTATGGGCGGACCCGGTGCGGCCGGGCCGAAGCGGCAGCCGAAGAAGCAACAGGGCAAGAAGAAGCGCGGCAAGGGCGTCTCCGGCAACCCCGCGAAGCGGGCCGGGGGAGCGGGCCCAAAACCAAAGGAGGAGGCGGTCAACCCGGCCGCTGCCTTCGGGATGGACCCCTCGCAGATGGACGAGAAGCAGCTGCAGCAGGCGATGGGTGACTTCGAGTTGCCGGCCGATCTGCAGAAAATGTTCAAGAACCGCTGA